The Pseudoalteromonas marina genome contains a region encoding:
- a CDS encoding ATP-binding protein, producing the protein MLDSYTLYFASIAVIVVMTFLNILTWRTNKQTPGTLIYIFYPVLMLCAVVAFALVSSSHNLLVINAACSLMFAASIVHCFAISQFLDYRGPGFKLLCSVTAFSAMVFGYYSFFDPSLAGRVIASDLQHISEALFLLFIFIKYARKPYPNGSIVYITILTLVVLAFIARSIFMNEIEQKDLVSSSWFSTVLFLNGIIAPMFYAAGMALLCNERREHHLNTLADKAQKDLEIRGLFLSTISHEIRTPLNGILGSAQLVMNQTSDTHSKAYCEAIINSAESLNLLVDKVLEYASLDQSDEALYEEDIEFKTWLNNLCLLLSPLAEQKQLKFELICNIPEQACYYCDQQKLRQIIINLVGNAIKFTDRGVVKIQVDLVLEKQLEHTIKVSVKDSGPGIENEEIAYLTEPYVQSSAGKEKGGTGLGLAITSRLLEKLGSRLEISSQLGTGSVFSFTITFALGELSLVEQRHQTKDYLTGLDVLLVEDLDLNQKIAIEFMADDEHKIKLAKDGKSAIELMQAHHFDVVLLDMNLPDLTGQEVLKRLKRLDHKNQRTPVLAFTASLSPDEVKEYLALGIKDIVGKPIKHQKLRQALSDSQSNQTTNIAVELIDTLYDKTAIETLASSFSEDEVSSIYNEFVLSARNKLIRCQDLIDQHPEQCIKLLHRQASTALQLGFNRYGMELKKIERRLLDNKPHNGMLDEALDLWQRSLEKYLKFVRSELG; encoded by the coding sequence ATGCTTGACTCATACACTTTATATTTTGCCAGCATAGCCGTTATTGTCGTAATGACTTTTTTGAATATTTTAACTTGGCGAACCAATAAGCAAACCCCAGGGACACTGATATACATTTTTTATCCAGTATTGATGCTATGTGCTGTCGTTGCATTTGCGCTTGTAAGTAGCTCACATAACTTACTTGTTATAAATGCAGCGTGTAGCTTAATGTTTGCAGCCTCTATTGTGCACTGTTTTGCTATTAGTCAATTTTTAGATTATCGCGGACCTGGATTTAAGCTTCTTTGTTCAGTGACCGCATTTAGTGCAATGGTATTTGGTTATTATAGTTTTTTTGATCCCTCTTTAGCTGGTCGTGTTATCGCATCCGACCTACAACATATTTCAGAAGCCTTGTTTTTACTGTTTATATTTATAAAGTACGCTCGTAAACCTTACCCCAACGGCAGTATTGTATACATTACAATTTTAACACTCGTGGTGTTAGCCTTTATTGCGCGTTCAATTTTTATGAATGAAATTGAGCAAAAAGATCTCGTCTCAAGCAGTTGGTTTAGCACTGTATTATTTTTAAATGGCATCATAGCACCTATGTTTTATGCCGCTGGTATGGCACTGTTATGTAATGAACGCCGAGAGCATCACCTCAATACGCTCGCCGATAAAGCGCAGAAAGATTTAGAAATACGAGGGCTATTTTTATCGACTATTAGTCACGAAATACGTACACCACTCAATGGTATTTTAGGTAGTGCACAATTGGTCATGAACCAAACAAGCGATACGCATAGTAAAGCCTATTGCGAAGCAATTATTAATTCTGCCGAATCACTAAACCTACTGGTCGATAAAGTACTTGAATATGCGAGTCTAGACCAAAGTGACGAAGCCCTTTATGAAGAAGATATTGAATTTAAAACATGGCTAAATAACTTATGCTTATTGCTCAGCCCATTAGCAGAACAAAAACAGCTTAAATTTGAGCTTATATGTAATATTCCTGAACAAGCATGCTACTACTGTGACCAGCAAAAGCTTCGACAAATAATTATTAACTTAGTTGGTAATGCTATTAAATTTACTGACCGTGGCGTAGTAAAAATTCAAGTTGATTTAGTTTTAGAAAAACAACTAGAACACACTATAAAAGTGAGTGTTAAAGATTCAGGCCCAGGTATCGAAAATGAAGAAATCGCCTACTTAACAGAGCCTTATGTACAAAGTAGTGCAGGCAAGGAAAAGGGCGGCACCGGTCTTGGACTTGCAATTACCAGTCGCTTATTAGAAAAACTCGGTAGCCGCCTTGAAATTTCTAGTCAACTGGGCACTGGTAGTGTATTTAGCTTTACGATTACTTTTGCGCTGGGTGAGTTAAGCCTTGTAGAGCAACGCCATCAAACAAAAGATTATTTAACAGGGCTCGATGTTCTTTTGGTGGAAGATTTAGACCTAAACCAAAAAATTGCTATTGAGTTTATGGCCGATGACGAACACAAAATTAAGCTCGCTAAAGATGGTAAAAGTGCCATTGAGTTAATGCAAGCTCATCATTTTGACGTCGTCTTACTTGATATGAATCTACCCGATTTAACAGGTCAAGAAGTTCTTAAACGCCTTAAACGCCTTGATCACAAAAACCAGCGTACACCTGTACTCGCCTTTACTGCGAGTTTAAGCCCTGATGAAGTTAAAGAGTACTTAGCGTTGGGTATAAAAGACATTGTTGGTAAGCCAATTAAACACCAAAAACTGCGCCAAGCATTAAGCGATTCTCAATCAAATCAAACCACTAATATTGCAGTAGAACTTATAGATACCCTGTACGATAAGACAGCTATTGAAACACTCGCCAGCTCGTTTAGTGAGGATGAGGTATCGTCTATTTATAATGAGTTTGTACTCTCTGCTCGTAATAAGCTGATACGCTGCCAAGACTTAATAGACCAGCATCCTGAACAGTGCATTAAACTTTTACACCGCCAAGCGAGTACTGCATTGCAATTAGGGTTTAATCGTTACGGTATGGAGCTTAAAAAAATTGAGCGCCGCCTACTCGACAATAAGCCTCATAACGGCATGCTTGATGAGGCACTTGATCTTTGGCAACGCAGCCTTGAGAAATACTTAAAATTTGTACGTAGTGAATTAGGTTAA
- a CDS encoding mannose-1-phosphate guanylyltransferase/mannose-6-phosphate isomerase — translation MNTLITPVILAGGIGSRLWPLSRQAMPKQFLPLLNNENSLLQNTLNRVSGAEFSQPILVCNEQHRFIAKEQSSAANVFGLILEPTGKNTAPAIALAAHYAIQSGLKGPMLVMPADHHIKDFSPLTSQINDAVTLAEQGKLVTFSITPSMAHTGFGYIKQGSKISGSNCFEVAEFKEKPNLATAQKYLAEGGYSWNSGMFLFTPQAYLDELERFTPKIAHSVKMASHFSHDLGFTRPDSEPLEFCPSDSIDYAILERSNNVAVMPVALKWNDVGSFSALASLSTKDSYGNNKSENHTAQNSTNNFVISEHDHSIATLGVSDLAIIHTHDATLVADKNKLDGLPLLLKQLALSQSDKLNHHQVVYRPWGNYRTLVEGSGFKVKKITVNSDAKLSTQRHQHRAEHWVVVSGVADVRIDDQELTLTQDQSCYIAAKQLHSLANNQQVPLIVIEVQTGIILDENDIERFNDMYGRY, via the coding sequence ATGAACACTTTAATCACTCCTGTTATTTTAGCTGGTGGTATTGGCTCTAGGTTGTGGCCTTTGTCGCGCCAAGCAATGCCTAAGCAATTTTTGCCACTATTGAATAATGAAAACTCATTATTGCAAAATACATTAAATCGCGTCTCTGGGGCTGAGTTTTCACAGCCAATTTTAGTGTGTAATGAACAGCACCGGTTTATTGCTAAAGAGCAAAGTAGTGCAGCTAATGTGTTTGGGTTGATACTAGAGCCTACAGGTAAAAATACGGCTCCTGCTATTGCACTTGCTGCCCATTACGCAATTCAAAGTGGGCTTAAAGGTCCTATGTTGGTGATGCCTGCTGATCATCATATAAAGGATTTTTCTCCGCTAACATCACAAATAAACGATGCTGTAACACTTGCAGAGCAAGGAAAGTTGGTTACTTTTTCAATTACACCTTCAATGGCCCACACTGGGTTTGGGTATATAAAGCAAGGCAGTAAAATTTCAGGCTCAAACTGTTTTGAAGTGGCCGAGTTTAAAGAAAAGCCAAACCTAGCTACGGCGCAAAAATACTTAGCTGAAGGCGGTTATAGTTGGAATAGTGGGATGTTTTTATTTACACCACAAGCCTATTTGGATGAACTGGAACGCTTCACACCAAAAATTGCGCACAGCGTGAAGATGGCTTCTCATTTTTCACATGACTTAGGTTTTACTAGGCCCGATAGTGAACCGCTTGAGTTTTGCCCAAGTGATTCAATTGATTATGCTATTTTAGAGCGTAGTAACAATGTTGCTGTTATGCCTGTAGCACTTAAATGGAATGATGTGGGCAGCTTTAGTGCGCTTGCTAGCCTGAGCACTAAAGATAGTTATGGCAACAACAAAAGCGAAAACCATACGGCACAAAACAGTACCAATAATTTTGTTATTAGCGAACACGACCATAGTATCGCTACGCTTGGCGTAAGTGATTTAGCCATTATTCACACCCACGACGCCACACTGGTTGCCGATAAAAATAAGCTCGATGGCTTACCTTTATTACTTAAACAATTAGCACTGAGCCAAAGCGATAAACTCAACCACCATCAGGTTGTGTATCGTCCATGGGGTAACTACCGCACTTTGGTTGAAGGTAGTGGTTTTAAAGTTAAAAAAATAACCGTTAATAGCGATGCTAAACTTTCGACGCAGCGCCATCAGCATCGTGCAGAGCATTGGGTTGTTGTATCTGGGGTGGCAGATGTGCGTATTGATGACCAAGAATTAACACTCACCCAAGATCAATCTTGTTATATTGCCGCTAAACAACTGCATAGCTTAGCGAATAACCAGCAAGTGCCGTTAATTGTTATTGAGGTACAAACGGGTATCATACTTGATGAAAATGACATTGAGCGATTTAATGATATGTACGGAAGGTATTAA
- a CDS encoding amidohydrolase: MSTLTLTLVQSSLHWLDKSANLAMLDKQLEALTEKPDLILLPETFATGFAINLDCAEPENGLVLTWLKQQAKKHNAVIAGSVLVAQGNKKANRFYWVKACGEVIYYDKRHLFRLGNEGDYVLAGSERKVFEINGFKLLPQVCYDLRFPVFQRNKNDYDIMVNVANWPAVRRPVWDTLLAARAIENLCYVVGVNRIGDDGNGVAHTGGTAVYNFKGEALAKAADNTEQLVTVTLEKKHLEAFKAAFPAYLDADTFTLT; encoded by the coding sequence ATGTCAACTTTAACGCTTACATTGGTGCAAAGCTCTCTTCACTGGCTTGATAAAAGCGCTAATTTAGCGATGCTTGATAAGCAGCTAGAGGCGCTAACAGAAAAGCCTGACCTTATTTTATTACCTGAAACGTTTGCCACTGGTTTTGCTATAAACCTTGACTGCGCGGAGCCAGAAAATGGCTTGGTGCTTACGTGGTTAAAACAACAAGCAAAAAAACATAATGCAGTGATTGCTGGGTCGGTGCTGGTGGCGCAAGGTAATAAAAAAGCCAACCGCTTTTATTGGGTAAAAGCATGTGGTGAAGTAATCTATTATGATAAACGCCATCTATTTCGCTTAGGAAATGAGGGAGACTATGTACTAGCAGGAAGTGAGCGAAAAGTGTTTGAAATTAATGGCTTTAAACTATTACCGCAGGTGTGCTACGACCTGCGTTTTCCGGTGTTTCAGCGCAATAAAAATGACTACGACATAATGGTAAATGTAGCAAATTGGCCAGCGGTGCGACGCCCCGTTTGGGATACATTATTGGCAGCTCGTGCAATAGAAAATTTATGTTATGTGGTAGGGGTTAACCGTATAGGCGACGATGGCAATGGTGTTGCCCACACTGGTGGCACCGCAGTTTATAATTTTAAGGGGGAGGCATTAGCTAAGGCGGCCGATAACACAGAGCAGTTAGTGACAGTGACACTTGAAAAAAAACATTTAGAGGCCTTTAAAGCGGCTTTCCCTGCTTATTTAGATGCTGATACGTTTACTCTGACTTAA